The Xanthomonas sontii genomic sequence CGTCCTGCTGGCGGTGATTGCCGCGCGCATGCAGTACCTGGACATCCGCAACACGCGCGAGCAGGCACTGAAGAGCCAGATCGAGCTGGCGCTGGGCGTGGTGCGCGCCTATGCGGCCGAGGTGGACAAGGGCAGCATGCCGCTGGCCGAGGCGCAGCGCACCGCCCTGCGCACCCTGGAATCGATGCGCGCCCGCGACGGCGTGGACTACTTCTACGTGCACGACCTGCACCCGACCATGCTGATGCACCCCACCCGCCACGACCTGGTCGGCAAGGACATCGGCCAGGTGCTCAGTGCCGACGGCAAGCCGATCTTCCGCGAGTTCGTGAAGGTGGCCGAGGCCGGCGGCGGCTATGTCGACTACCTGTGGCCCAAGCCCGGCAGCGACAAGCCGGTCGAAAAAATCTCCTACAACGCCGCGTTCGCGCCCTGGCACTGGGTGATCGGCACCGGCGTGTATATGGACGACGTGCAGGCGCAGGCGCTGGTCTTCACCGGGGTGATGACCCTGGCCGGCGGCATCCTGGTGCTGCTCACCTTCGGCATCAACTGGCTGATCGGCAGTTCGGTGCTGCGACCGGTATCGCGCAGCCTCGAGGCGATCCGCGCGGTGTCGCGCGGCGACCTCAGCGTGCGCATCGACAATCCCGGCCGCGACGAGACCGGCGAGATGCTGCGCGCCACCGGCGAGATGATCCGGATGCTGGAACGCTTCTCCAGCGAGACCGCACGGATGGCCGTGCTGCACGCCGACAAGGACATGTCCCACCGCATGCCGGAGGATTTCCCCGGCGTGTACGGCGACCTGGCTGCGAGCATCAACCGCATGATGTTCGAGCACCTGGACGCGATCGTCGACGCCATCGCGGTGCTCAACGAGTACGCCAACGGCGACCTGCGCCGCGACGCCCGCCGCCTGCCCGGTAGCCGCGCGGTCCTGCACGAGTCGATGGACGCGGCCAAGGCCAGCCTGCTGGCGATCAACACCGAGATCAAGCGCCTGGCCGCAGCCGCCGCCGCCGGCGACTTCAGCGTGCGCGGCGACGCCGGGCGGTTCCAGCACGACTTCCGGCTGATGGTGCAGGACCTCAACGCGATGATGGAGGTCAGCGACCGCAACCTGGGCAAGCTGTCGACGCTGCTGCAGGCCATCGCCGCCGGCGACCTGAGCGCGCGCATGCACGGCGACTTCCACGGCGTGTTCGCGCGGATGCGCGAAGATGCCAATACCACCGCCGACCAGCTCGCCGACATCGTCGGCCGCATCCAGACCGCGGCGCGCAGCATCCACGGCGCCACCACCGAACTGGCCGCCGGCAACGACGACCTGTCGCGCCGCACCGAACAACAGGCGGCCAACCTGGAAGAGACAGCGGCCTCGATGGAGGAGCTGACCTCCACGGTCAAGCAGAACGCCGAGCACGCCCGCCAGGCCAACCAGCTCGCCACCGGCGCGGCCGCGGTGGCCTCGCAGGGCGGCCAGGTGGTCGGCCAGGTGGTCACCACCATGAACGGCATCGAGGCCTCGTCGAAGAAGATCGCCGACATCATCGGCGTGATCGACGGCATCGCCTTCCAGACCAACATCCTGGCACTCAATGCCGCGGTGGAAGCCGCCCGCGCCGGCGAACAGGGCCGCGGCTTCGCCGTGGTCGCCACCGAGGTGCGCACCCTCGCCCAGCGCTCGGCCAACGCCGCCAAGGAGATCAAGGCGCTGATCGACGACTCGGTCGGCCGTGTGAGCGAGGGTTCGGCCCTGGTCGACCAGGCCGGTCGCACCATGCAGGAGATCGTCGCCTCGGTGCAGCGGGTGACCGACATCATCGGCGAGATCGCCGCCGCCTCGCAGGAACAGTCGATGGGCATCGAGCAGGTCAGCCGCACCGTGGCGCAGATGGACCAGGCGATCCAGCAGAACGTCGCCGTGGTCGAGGAAGCCAGCGCCTCGGCGCGGGCGCTGGAAGACCAGGGCCGCCGGCTCGGCGAGGCGGCGGCGGTGTTCCGGCTGGACCCGGCGCAGGCCGGCGCGAACGGCGGCGCAGGCCCCACGCCCGCGGCCCCCGCACGCGGTGCGGCGCGGCAGGCGCCGCTGCGGCTGGTGCGCACGGCAGTCCCGACCATCGAGGCCGATTGAGCGGCCATACCGTTGCGATAGACACAATCACGCACCACACGCCGATTCGCACCACGGCGCGGTTCAAGCTATCGCCGCGCTAGTCGATATCAGGATCACGCTTCGTGGTCCGCGCCCGTCATCGCCGGATCACCACCGCGACCGTTCAGGGAGCACGTGATGCCCAGCCGCCGACATCCGCCATCGTCCACCCTCCCGACGCGGCGCCGCGGCGCCGCACGCGCGCCCCTGTTCGGCATGGGTTCCCGCCCGCCTGCGCGCGCCTCCACTGGCGCGGCGCTGCCCTCGCCCCGCTTGGTCTCCGCCGGCTGACTGCCGGCCGCCCTGCCTTTTTTCAACCCACTGCTGCACATGGAATGCCCATGAACGTACTCGCGCACCTGAAAATCCGCGACAAGCTGATCTTCGCCTTCGCCGTGACCACGCTGCTGACGGTCGTGCTGGGAGGCTTTACCTACTCCCGGACCAACCTGTCCATCGCCGAGCTCACGCACATCCAGCACGATTGGGTGCCGGCGACCCAGGCACTGGCCGAGGTGCGCGCGCAACTGGGCGAATTCCGTACCTACGAACTGGCGCAACTGTCGCGCGCCGGCGATCCCCAGGCCCAGGCCGACTACTTCAAGCGCATGCAGAAGGTGCGCACGGAGGTGGCGAAGAACCAGCAGGTCATCGCCGCGATGATGCGCGACCAGAAGCAGGTGCAGATGTACGCCGGCGTGCAGGAGACGCTGAAGGCCTACCTGCAGGCCAACACCGAGATGGGCGCGGCGCTGCGCGCCGGCGACGTGGCCGGCGCACAGAAGATCTCCGACACCCAGTCGCGGACGCTGCGCCGGACCCTGTTCGAGCGCATCGTGGCGCTGACCCAGTACAACGTCGCCGAACTGAACCGGGAGATGGAGCGCGCCGACAGCCAGTTGGCCAACACCAAGACCCTGATCGTGACGCTGCTCGGGCTGGCCGTGCTGTTCGCCAGCGTCACCGCCTGGCTGATCGCGCGCGGGATGGCGCGCCAACTGCACGCGGCCAAGCGCCTGTCGCAGGCGGTGGCACGCGGCGAACTGGAGGGCGCCACCTATCCGCACGGCAAGGACGAGATCGGCGAGCTGATGGACGACATGCTGATCATGCGCTCGCGCATCCACAGCGTGATCCGCGCCCAGGAGGAGATGGCCCGGCAGCACGCGTGCGGCACCATCAGCTACCGCATGGACGAGAACGCCTTCCCCGGCGAGTACGGGCAGATGGTCAAGGGCACCAACGAACTGGTGGCCTCGCACATCGCGGTGAAGATGCGCCTGCTGCAGATCATCCAGCGCT encodes the following:
- a CDS encoding methyl-accepting chemotaxis protein is translated as MSSRSLLTRLSDLPLRRKFLWQTLLLGAGIVLLAVIAARMQYLDIRNTREQALKSQIELALGVVRAYAAEVDKGSMPLAEAQRTALRTLESMRARDGVDYFYVHDLHPTMLMHPTRHDLVGKDIGQVLSADGKPIFREFVKVAEAGGGYVDYLWPKPGSDKPVEKISYNAAFAPWHWVIGTGVYMDDVQAQALVFTGVMTLAGGILVLLTFGINWLIGSSVLRPVSRSLEAIRAVSRGDLSVRIDNPGRDETGEMLRATGEMIRMLERFSSETARMAVLHADKDMSHRMPEDFPGVYGDLAASINRMMFEHLDAIVDAIAVLNEYANGDLRRDARRLPGSRAVLHESMDAAKASLLAINTEIKRLAAAAAAGDFSVRGDAGRFQHDFRLMVQDLNAMMEVSDRNLGKLSTLLQAIAAGDLSARMHGDFHGVFARMREDANTTADQLADIVGRIQTAARSIHGATTELAAGNDDLSRRTEQQAANLEETAASMEELTSTVKQNAEHARQANQLATGAAAVASQGGQVVGQVVTTMNGIEASSKKIADIIGVIDGIAFQTNILALNAAVEAARAGEQGRGFAVVATEVRTLAQRSANAAKEIKALIDDSVGRVSEGSALVDQAGRTMQEIVASVQRVTDIIGEIAAASQEQSMGIEQVSRTVAQMDQAIQQNVAVVEEASASARALEDQGRRLGEAAAVFRLDPAQAGANGGAGPTPAAPARGAARQAPLRLVRTAVPTIEAD